The sequence GTCTCACGGTCACCCTGCTCCGTGGTACTGACATCTTGTGCAATCAGACCTTTGTGGGGACAGCACTTTCCCCCCAAGATGCCGTGGTCACCCACAACACCACAGCTCACAGGGAAGACGGCCTCTATAACTTCTCATGCGAGGCCCTGATGGATCTGCGTTCTCGCGGCGGTGGCCtcgtccacagggtctcagatCCCCAGAGGCTTGAAGTCAAAGGTGAGGGGGAGCCCACAGATCAGGAGGGGGAACCTTCACTTTCAGCCCCTCAGGGGCAGAAAACGCCTTTGCCCCACTCTCTGCCCGCTCCAGGGAGGCACTCGGGGAAACCACACTTGATCCCTGGGGTTCCCTGGAGCTCCCAGCGAGTTCGTAGCTTGGACTCTGACTAGTTGCTTGGTAATGAGTGAGCTGGGTGACCTTAACCACGTCAAGCTCCTCTCTCTGGCCTTGACCGCTCTCTGCAATGATAAATTTGACCTGACTGACTCCTAAGGTCCCCTGGAGCCCTGCTCTTCTGTGACCCTAGGTGGCCAAGATCCTCTTTGTCTTCAGAGAATTTGGCCGAAGCTCCCTCATCTCTGCCCAGGAAGGGGCTTGACCTGGACCACGCCATGGTCCTGACCATGAGGTTTCACAGCGCATGGCATGGGGACCATCTGAGTCCATCTGCCCTCATGGTCTCACAGAGGCGGGCTGGTGGCCTGGACCTGGGTCCTCCTTCCCTCTAGTGATAACACCTTTTGCCACTTATCCCTGCAATGCAGAGTGACAGCAGGATGACcaggtgtgcatgtgtgggtgACGGGTAGACGGCTGCCCCTCTTGAGCCTGGCACCTGGGACCAGAGGACTTGTGTGACCTCTACCCGTTCTCTCCCCAGAGCCCGAGCCCAACAACCAGATGGTGATCATCGCGATCGTGGTAGTGCTGCTGCTCCTGTTTGTGACATTTGTCCTCCTGTGCTTTGCCTTCAGCCAGAAGTGGTTCCGGGGGCGGACAGGTCATTACCGTGTGCACGCCAGGTGGAGGAGGCTGATAGGGAGCCACCGGGCACCGCCTGTATGAGCGGCGTGGCCACTGGCACGGCGGCCACTGGAACTCACTGTGGCTCCTTAGGGTGCGGTCCAGGCCTGGCTGGGGGACCAAGGCAAACAGCCTGAATACAAACGCCTGGACTTAACCCTGTGCCTTCGTGTCTCCTCCTGGGAATGGCCAGGAAGGGGAGACACCAGGCCTGGCTGGATTTCTGTCTCCAAAtgtctcctctgcctcctccgcCCTCTCCTTCGGAGGCCTTCCAAAGCCCCAGCAAACCCATGCCCTGGCGTGCCCCCAAGCCGACCTGCCCGGGCACCAGGCACCCAGCATCATGGGACCCTGAGTGACTCCTTCCTCCTGACGGAGGGTGGGGAGACCTGTCTCGCCTAGAGGGGCAGAGAGACACTCTGTTCCCACGTGGCTCTCCAGGACATGGCTCTGACTTCTCTCTTCGGCCAACAGAGCCAGCATCCAGGGGTCAGTGTGGGGGCCCAATGGCTTGGCTCCAGGAACCTCCCTGCCAGGCCTCCCCCACCACTCTGGGCCTTCGGAGAGCCATGGAAACCAAGCAGTCCTTGCCTCTTACCTCCAGTTTTGTTATTGGGCTAAATGGAGACCTCGCAGTCCTGGTCATCCAGAGAGAGGGTAAGGTGAGGAGGTCGAGGGAGGGCTCTGTCTCCCAGGCCTCTGCCAGCCGGGGCAGCAATCAACTGGACATGGTTAGCCTTTCATGTGGCTTCTGGGGCCTGGACGGAGCTCTAAGGGGCTCTCACCCGGACCAGAGATCAGGTTGGTTCAAGGTCTCCATGTGGTAGAGCCGGGACTCATCTACCCCAGGGAGATGGAACTCATCCACCCTGGGGAGATGGCCTGGTTGGGGATGGGAAGGTAAGAAGGGTTGCCAGGTGTAGAAAAGGGTTGTTAGGCACAAGAGGGACATGGAGGCTCCAGGGTGGCTGTTTCCAACTCTTCAATGAAGCTGGCCTGGGCCCCAGGGCTGCTGTCTGTCCTCATTATAGGCTCTCCGCATCGTAGTAGTCTGGGGGGAGAAGCATCCTCACCATGAGTGCCCCCTGCCTCAGTGGACCCCAAGGAAGAGTTAAGGGGACAGACCCACTGTCTGTAGTGATGACAATAGGACATGCCCCCCACCTCAGGGCACGCGGCCCTCCCAGCCTTCGGATCCACCCCTTAGCTTGGGCCCCGCTGACCACCCACCTGGTCCCTACCTGAAGCTGGAGGTACATCTGCACCCACAGTTCCCGTggcactggggggtgggggtgggggcaccgCTCTCCTGagatgggaaagagaaaagaaaccccCCATCAGAGTTCTCAGAGTGGCCTCTGCAATTTGACCCCCAAgtcttcccaccccacccacagACCCTGTCCAGCTCTTCCAGCCCCAGAGCAAAGCCTTGGCAGCACCCAGACCTCCAGCCTCACTTACACCCTCCTTTTTCCAGGCGCAGGAGGGTGGTGCTGAATCACAGCTGAATCCTGCACGCGGGACTGGTGTaggggagaggaaagaagagggCCTGGCCAggaaagcagggggcccagggcaggCATCGGGCAGGGCAGATAGTGGTGGTGGAAAACCAGAGGCGCCTCCTCCTGAGCTGCAGTCTCCTCCGTCTGCTGAACCTCCAGGGAGACCTGGGGATTGTGCAAGACAGGAGCAGAGAGGATACAGCGTCAGATTCTCCCTGCCCCTGGTCCTCCATTCCTCTGAATTATTTCTAAAGATACACAGCTCAAAATGGCTCCTGTCTTTTGAGCATTTAGAACAAGCAAGCAAAGCACTTTGGAGACATTTATTCCTTATTCTgcaggtgggaaaactgaggctcacaggttAAGCAGCTTTTCTAAGGTTACCCAGCTCCTAAGTGGCCAAGCAGGGACTGGAGGGATCCAAATATGACTCCAGAGCTGGGCCCACGAGTCCCACTGGCCTCACCCTGTTACCTATTCAGGGTCATTGGACCCTttaatggagaagggataggctacccactccaatattcttgggcttccctggtggctcagcaggtaaagaatctgcctgcaatgcaggagacttgggtttgatccctgggttgggaaaatcccctggagaagggaatggctgcccactccagtattctggcctggagaattccatggactgtatagtccatggggtcacaaagagtccgatacGGCTCTTTAATCAATAGATTTTAATAAGAAACCAACCAAGGAATTCAGGCTGAGAATTCACTGGGACTCAAGCCGCACCAGGGAGCGAGAATGCGAGTCGCTGGGTGCCCAAGCTCCCTCCCCAAGAAGAGTGGGTTGGTTCCTTAAATGGGGGGAGAGTGAGGGCTGATGGACGGGttgggctggaggggtggcttaggtggccTGCCCACTCTCTTGGCGGTGCAGGGAGCATGCGCAGTACCCTTCTTTTGCTCCCTGAAACTCAGAAGCGGCAGTTGATTTGTGACCTTTTTGTAGCTTATTGTTCATAAGTGCCCCAGCTGCGCATgagtgcagttatttttagttcctttgttTTCCACTGATGGTTAGTCCAGGTGCAAGTACTTCTGTAAAGAGCTCCGGGTCCCAGCCCATCTCAAGCCCCAGGCCCTGACCCACTTATGCCCCTGTTGAGGTCGGGTGCTCATCCCCAgggccacccccacctccagggcCGGCAGGGGAGGGATGAAGCGGTGGGATGGCAGCAGCCCCTCAGGGTCTCCCTCTGCCTATGACCAGCCCCTCCTTGAACCCCCTCTCTGCTACCTCCAAGCTGAGTGGCATCCTCTCTCCACCCAGCTGTCACTCCTCCAGACCTCTCAGGGTGCCTATCATCCGCTAAATAAGGTCCTCCTTAGAGCTCCTCCCATGTACccccacccaacacacacacacacacacacacacacacacacacgtgcgcgcacacacaagGTTTCCTCCATTCTGTCTCTGACTTTGTTGCTGTTCACCTAGATGGTGGACTGTACACCTCTCACCTCTTTCAAACATCAGAATCctacctggcttttttttttttttttcttttctttttggccacacaaAGAGGCttctaggatcttagttccctgaccagggattgaaccctgggctcTCCAGCAGTGGAAGCTCATAGTCCTaacattggatcaccagggaattcctctacCTGGCTTTTAAGGGCTGGTTCTAAGGCCATGTGCTCTTCCGAGGAGCCCCAACCAGGTGGCCCTCACAATTTGTACCAGTCCCAGCCAAAGTTGCCTTGTGTTCATAGTCATTCATTTACTCGGTCACTTGTTCAACAAAAGCAATTGAGTCCCTAGTAATTTATCAGGTACCCTATAGTCCCAGGGTACAGTGGagcctctctgtccctgggagtccAGCGGGAGATGCACTGCAGGGGATCTTTGAACACAAGAGCTGAGTGGTCTGGATTTTGGGACCCCCTACCTCTACTTCATGGAGGACGACATGGCCATCTGGCACATCATAGATGCCAGAGAAGCCCCATAGATGTGGGTTGACTTTTGACTCCTCTGTtgcctggttttctttttttttctcaagatagaGGGAACCCCAAATGTTTGCCCACCTCTGTCGCTGCAGGTGGGCAGCTCTGGtagtccacccccacccccaggcaacGCACCTGTGGATGAGTCCAGGAAAGCCCCTGGTTGAGCACCGCTGCCACCTGGCCACTCAGAAACAGTTGGTTCATCTGAACGTTCTGTAGCATCATCAGCTCCAGCAGGTCTAGGGGACCGGAGTTCAGCAGGCCCCTGCCAGCCCTTCCCCTGCCCTTGCTGGTGATGCCAGGGTCATTTCCCCAGCGTCCTGCCCCGGGAGTGGatcggtgggtgggtgggggagtaGGGGGGGCGCCCAGAGAATGTGCTGGGCAGAGCAGGGTACAACATGGGGAACTCCCGGAGTCTCACCTTCCTTCACGCGGCCTGGCTGcggggatggaggtgggatgaTCCACGGGAGGGGCTGCAGAATGGTCACccagggctggggggggggggggggcagtcagGCAGGCGGGAAAGGGATGGGGAGCCCCTAAACCTGCAGGAGCTTCTCCCCTCTGCGCCCCCACGGCCTCCCAGTTCTCCGTCAAGTCTCTTTCTCTCCGGCTGGGGTCTCTCTCCTCACCACCCCCCTGGAGGGGGTTCCTGGAGGGTTTCGAACCTCCAGGAACATTTCCCCAACTCGGCCCCCCACCCTCGCCTGCCTACAAGGTCTTCCAGATAAAGGCAAGCTCCGCTCCCTGACTCAGCCTTCACCATCGGGGCTGCAGCCTGTGCTGGGGGATGGCTCCAGCTCCCTCCAGTCCCTGAGGCCATGGCCAGCTGCAGGGATCAGGGTTACCTTGACGACACTGGAGGACGCCAAAGTCTCCTCCCACGCATGCGCAGGTCCCGCCTGCGCTCTGGAGTCCCGGCTTTCGCCCTGAGTCCCCGCCTCCTGCTCTGCTCTCTCCAGCTCTAAGGAGGAGGGGTTCCCAGGGATCCTCACCCCGCAGCTCCGGAGGCCCGACTCTCTCCCAGATGTCCACATCCAAACCCCTGCGCTGGGGCTCTCTGGACATCGCGTCTCATCCTACGCTGTATCTCACGTTCTTGGGCATCGCCAGCACCAAGCCTGGGGAGCGGGGTGGGAAGGGTAGGggtgaggggtggaggagggggtcggggaatgtttgttgaatgaataaatgagtgactgCGGAGGCCCACCCCACCTCGGACACTTGGTTTTCCGACTGGAGCCCAGTTGACTAGGATGAGGAGTTAGGAGTAGAGAATTATACTGCAGTAGGCTTGGGGGCGAGGGGCAGGTGAGTAAGGAGGGCAGGGGGTTTGCTCCACATCTCTTGCTCCAAggctcagcggtagagaatccgtctgcagtgcaggagatggaggagacgcgggttcaatccctgagttgggaagatgccctggagaagggcatggcaaccctctccagtattcttgcctggacaatcccatggacagaggaaactggcgggctgccgtccatgggggttgcaaagagtcagacatgactgagcacagacacataCTCTGAATCAGAGGGCTGGCCTGCAGGCCAAGAGAGGCTTCTGGAGCAGACCATGGAAGGAAACACCGACCAAGTTCGCGGAAAAGGCTGGCCCCTGTTTTCTCCCTGGTCCCCGGTCAAGATGAGCCACTTCTCCAGAGAAGTGAGAGCGGGGAGTTTAACATCAGTGCCCCCGTTATTGTCCTTTATCTTTAAAAACCTACCAAAGCATGCATTCTTTCGACAGGAAGTTATCCAGGTCTTCCTTGCTTAAGAACAGGTGAAGGGAGAGATCTATTTCGGCAGCTGTGACCATCCTAAGATAGGCCCTGAGCCGCAGTCAAAGAAAATCCAGACAGGAAGCTGGGATTAGCACCCTGGAGTCGCCCGTCCCCCACCCTCCACTTCTCTTCTGTTCTCCTTCCCAGCAGTCCTGGCGTCTAGAACCAGAAAGGCCATTCAcacctcctcatctgtaaagcttTGTCCCTGTCTCTGGGAGATGGGGTACTGTGGGCAGTGTGTTAGCTGATCCCAGGGGTCTTGTGGCTTCAACAGCCATGACCAAGCTGAGATGGggcactgtggccccaggcccccccTCATTCCAGGTGGAAAGAGGGAACCAAGCCTTGTGCCCAGGAGGTGCCTGCGTGTGTTGCTTCTGAGCACTCTAGGCACAGTGGTGTATCCTTGCTGGTTCCAGCATTGTTGGGAAGTGAAAAAGGAGGGCACGGTGTGACCTGTGCAAAGCCTCCTATGAATGAACCATATGAGAAAGGATCATGAAAAAGAGAGGACTCAGTCACTGAAGGATGGAGTTTTGAAGGAAGTGGAGAGCGTTAGAATGGGGCCAGTGGGTGGGACAGGGCAGCCCAGGCCGGGGACACAGCCAGAGCAAAGGCATGGATGCAGGAAGAGACAGGACCTGAAAGATCCAGTGGCTCAAACTGCCTGGCGGGGTGAGGGGAGCTGGGCGGAGGGACGTTCCAGGCAGACCCAGGTCAGACTCCATGGCCAAGTTATAGAAGTGAGGCTTTGCCATATGGGTAATGGGAAATTCTTGGTGGGTTTTGCAGGAGCAAAATAAGCGGATGACGTGTCAACAGCTATGTTTTAGGAAGATTTATCTTGTTTTTCTTATCTTTGTTTATGTCAACCAGAATTAGAAAGAATAGATGTCTGATGGGATGTGTCTTCCCAGTGGAATACTTGTTCCACCACTGACAATTTTGGTACAAAATATATCTGATGTGGAACAATGTCCAACAGAGTCGAGCAAGGCAATCAGAAAGCAGAGTAAGACcttatttttgtttgaaaaattatatatatgtataaatgtgcatgtgtgtgtggagagagagaaggaaagaaaaggaaagagggagagagaggggggcaATTATAGAGAAGCTGTCAGGGTAGCCTactcctgccaggctccccactTCTCCACCCCCTCACAGTGCCTCCTGGGATCACCCTCCAAATGAACTACTTGCTCCTAAGTCCTTGTTTCAGGCTCTGCTTTGGGGAGAATTCAAACTAAGACGCCAGTTTCCCACTTTTTCCATGTCCTCTGTCCAGGCTGCTGCTAACTCTGGGGGAAATCTCTTCTAGTAGCTCTCTGATGAATTTGTGTCCCATGATGAGAAACACCAAAGTAGACATTGAAAAACATTCGTCTGGGAATATAAAGGTCCGTGGATTAAACTGAGGCaaagctggaggcagggaggccagcaaGGAGGCCACCTTCCTTCCCTGTAAAGGAAGCCCAGGGTGGGCTGCAGGTGGCTGTGGAAGAGAGGCAGGAAGAGTGATCATTTTGATACCTCACATGTAAGATTGTATGTTAACCTTATGTGAGACTGCTTATATTTTGGAAGACAGGGCTGAGATTCAAACAATCTGGTTCTGATATCCAATTAGAGTTCATTGtcaaaggaaactgaagccctTGCCTTTTGAATAATGGGAAAACCACGCATTTATCTGGCAGTGCTATTATCAGTGCAACAATGGAGTTGACTTCCTAACTATTCACCCTGCCTACTAGTATTTTGCTTGGGGTGTTGAACATTCCACAtagttcctttccttttcttctcaatGGGGACTCTTATTTACACCTtcagttttgtgttgttttttttttaaaaatgtcccaAGACAACATGTACCAACATGTACCTCCCCATTGCCTTGGTAAATCTATTCCTGGCAATAAGCTAGACATGGAAGAAAGATTCCTACTCAAGTGTGTCCATTGCAGTGTTATTTTTAAGAGCTGAAAGTTGAATGTTACCCAACATCCAGTAATAGGGAAGTGGTTATGTAAATGGAGGCAATTCACTCCAAGGAAGAGtgtgcagccattaaaaagcatGGGATGGGAAAACGTggctccctcctctcttcctcagATGGAAGTGGAGAGACAAGGGTCCTTTTAAGAATTCAAGTGGAGGGactttcactggtggtccagttgttaagaatccacttgccaatgcagaggacatgggctcaatccctgttcggggaactaagatccaacacaccactgagcaactgagcccgtgcaccCTAACTACAGAGGcacacagccaaataattaattaataataataaaaaggaatttaaCTGGAAATGTCCGTGATGAGGAGCTGCCACGCGGAGAGAGATTGACCTAGTGGCAGGCTCTTTTGGGAGGGCCCAGTTCCTAAAGAGGTACAAGTTGGAAGGAATTAGAATATGACTGTTGAAGGAGAGGTGTTAAATACTGATTTGCAGAATTACAAGACTAATGGATTTGTGGACAGAAGTCTTGAAATTGTAACAGTAAAGAAATCCCATTTTTCCTCTTAGAGGCTCCAACTCTGCTGTTTCTACAAATTGTGGTTATCCTTGTgagatgtatgtatgtgtgtgtgtgc comes from Muntiacus reevesi chromosome 18, mMunRee1.1, whole genome shotgun sequence and encodes:
- the LOC136150105 gene encoding proline-rich protein 29-like, giving the protein MASGTGGSWSHPPAQAAAPMPWVTILQPLPWIIPPPSPQPGRVKEDLLELMMLQNVQMNQLFLSGQVAAVLNQGLSWTHPQMAMSSSMK
- the LOC136150104 gene encoding proline-rich protein 29-like, encoding MALEPALKSQVSLEVQQTEETAAQEEAPLVFHHHYLPCPMPALGPLLSWPGFSCDSAPPSCAWKKEGVSEAGGLGAAKALLWGWKSWTGSVGGVGRLGGQIAEATLRTLMGGFFSLSHLRRAVPPPPPPSATGTVGADVPPASGRDQVGGQRGPS